Proteins encoded within one genomic window of Variovorax sp. OAS795:
- a CDS encoding branched-chain amino acid ABC transporter permease: MDLQIALLLGQDGIVNGAVYGLMALALVLVFSVTRVIFIPQGEFVAFGALSMAVLQTGRVPATLWLLVALAAMVLVVEAWRWKRGTVVDWGSALTWCVALPALASVLVLWLKPTSMAAQALTTLVLIAPLGPLLYRLAYRPLADASVLMLLIVSVALHGVLVGLGLLFFGAEGYRTTAFSEERLDIGGIPVSGQSLVVVGITLALVIAMFFFFGRSMVGKALRATAINRVGARLSGIPTELSGDLSFALAALIGAVSGLLIAPLTTVYYDTGFLIGLKGFVAAIVGGLASYPLALAGAILVGQLEAFASFWASPFKEVLVFTLIIPVLWWRSLHSHHVEDEE, encoded by the coding sequence ATGGATCTGCAGATCGCCCTGCTCCTGGGGCAGGACGGCATCGTGAACGGTGCCGTCTACGGATTGATGGCGCTCGCCCTGGTGCTGGTGTTCTCCGTCACGCGCGTCATCTTCATCCCCCAGGGCGAGTTCGTCGCCTTCGGCGCGCTCTCGATGGCCGTGCTGCAGACCGGCCGCGTGCCGGCCACGCTGTGGCTGCTGGTGGCACTGGCGGCCATGGTGCTGGTGGTCGAGGCCTGGCGCTGGAAGCGCGGCACGGTGGTGGACTGGGGCTCGGCGCTCACCTGGTGCGTGGCACTGCCGGCGCTGGCCTCCGTGCTCGTGCTCTGGCTCAAGCCGACCTCGATGGCGGCCCAGGCCCTCACCACGCTGGTGCTGATCGCGCCCCTCGGCCCGCTGCTCTATCGCCTTGCCTACCGGCCGCTGGCCGATGCCAGCGTGCTCATGCTGCTGATCGTCTCGGTGGCGCTGCATGGCGTGCTGGTGGGCCTGGGCCTGCTGTTCTTCGGTGCCGAGGGCTACCGCACCACCGCGTTCTCTGAAGAGCGGCTCGACATCGGCGGCATTCCGGTCAGCGGTCAGTCGCTGGTGGTGGTGGGCATCACGCTGGCGCTGGTGATCGCGATGTTCTTTTTCTTCGGCCGCTCGATGGTCGGCAAGGCGCTGCGGGCCACCGCCATCAACCGCGTGGGCGCGCGGCTCTCTGGCATTCCGACGGAGCTGTCCGGCGACCTGAGCTTCGCGCTCGCGGCGCTCATCGGCGCGGTCTCCGGCCTTCTCATTGCGCCGCTCACCACGGTGTACTACGACACCGGCTTCCTGATCGGCCTCAAAGGCTTCGTCGCCGCCATCGTGGGCGGGCTCGCGAGCTATCCGCTGGCGCTCGCGGGCGCAATCCTGGTCGGGCAGCTCGAGGCCTTTGCCTCGTTCTGGGCCAGCCCGTTCAAGGAGGTGCTGGTCTTCACGCTGATCATCCCCGTGCTGTGGTGGCGTTCGCTGCACAGCCACCACGTGGAGGACGAGGAATGA
- a CDS encoding branched-chain amino acid ABC transporter ATP-binding protein/permease → MSAPSNPIEASALPSGKPLATPRQLTLVLVVLLALSWGFLPEFTVSVLSNIGLYALVAAGLVMLTGVGGMTSFGQAAFVGVGSYATAWICTSPAATAWLGGLFGPALLPWAGLLLGLLLTFALAWALGAVTLKLQGHYLPLCTIAWGLSLYYLFGNMDFLGGQTGITGVPPIVIAGFSLATPRALGVVIWTVLLLALWALHNLLDSREGRAIRALKGGRLMAESMGVDTARHRVKLFVLAALMAAVSGWLYAHLQRFVNPTPFNLNIGIELLFMAVVGGAGHLWGAVLGAALITLLKEKLQDVLPSLLGSSGNFEVIVFGLLMLFVLQRFAEGLWPTLARIAARWVRPHAAADDGTARPAASTVRLAHRELPAKGEVLLQATRVSKRFGGLVANNEISMTLKAGEIHALIGPNGAGKSTFFNMISGVDDPSAGEVRLADQAMTGKPSRVFAALGLGRTFQHVRLLGQRSVAENVALGAHLRARRGWLAAMLRLDRGEEAALMAEARRQIERCGLGAQADTPAASLSLGQQRVVEIARALAGQPSVLLLDEPAAGLRHLEKRALSVLLGQLRAEGLGILVVEHDMEFVMNLADRITVLEFGTVIATGTPAEVQANPRVLEAYLGGADDELLEETR, encoded by the coding sequence ATGAGCGCGCCTTCCAATCCCATCGAGGCCAGCGCACTGCCGTCGGGCAAGCCGCTGGCCACGCCGCGCCAGCTCACGCTCGTGCTCGTCGTGCTGCTGGCGCTGTCCTGGGGCTTCCTGCCCGAGTTCACGGTGTCGGTGCTCAGCAACATCGGCCTCTATGCGCTGGTCGCGGCCGGGCTCGTCATGCTGACCGGCGTGGGCGGCATGACCTCGTTCGGCCAGGCCGCCTTCGTCGGCGTGGGCTCCTACGCCACCGCATGGATCTGCACATCGCCCGCGGCCACGGCGTGGCTGGGCGGCCTCTTCGGACCGGCACTCCTGCCATGGGCGGGATTGCTGCTCGGCCTGCTGCTGACTTTCGCGCTCGCATGGGCGCTGGGCGCCGTCACGCTCAAGCTGCAGGGCCACTACCTGCCGCTGTGCACGATCGCCTGGGGCCTGAGCCTGTACTACCTGTTCGGCAACATGGACTTCCTCGGCGGCCAGACAGGCATCACCGGGGTGCCGCCCATCGTCATCGCGGGCTTTTCGCTCGCGACACCGCGCGCACTGGGCGTGGTGATCTGGACCGTGCTGCTGCTCGCGCTCTGGGCCCTGCACAACCTGCTCGATTCGCGCGAAGGCCGCGCCATCCGCGCGCTCAAGGGCGGGCGGCTCATGGCCGAATCGATGGGCGTGGACACCGCGCGCCACCGCGTGAAGCTCTTCGTGCTGGCTGCCCTGATGGCGGCGGTGTCCGGCTGGCTCTATGCGCATCTGCAGCGCTTCGTGAACCCGACGCCCTTCAACCTGAACATCGGCATCGAGCTGCTGTTCATGGCCGTGGTGGGCGGCGCGGGCCACCTGTGGGGCGCGGTGCTGGGCGCCGCGCTCATCACGCTGCTGAAGGAAAAGCTGCAGGACGTGCTGCCTTCGTTGCTGGGCAGCAGCGGCAACTTCGAAGTGATCGTGTTCGGCCTGCTCATGCTCTTCGTGCTGCAGCGTTTCGCGGAGGGGCTCTGGCCCACGCTGGCTCGCATCGCGGCCCGCTGGGTGCGGCCGCACGCCGCTGCCGACGACGGCACCGCGCGGCCTGCCGCGTCCACCGTGCGGCTTGCGCATCGCGAGCTGCCCGCCAAGGGCGAGGTGCTGCTGCAGGCGACCCGCGTCAGCAAGCGCTTCGGCGGCCTCGTGGCCAACAACGAGATCTCGATGACGCTGAAGGCCGGCGAGATCCATGCGCTCATCGGACCGAATGGCGCGGGCAAGAGCACCTTCTTCAACATGATCTCGGGCGTGGACGACCCGAGCGCGGGCGAGGTGCGGCTTGCGGACCAGGCGATGACGGGCAAGCCTTCGCGCGTGTTCGCCGCGCTCGGCCTCGGGCGCACCTTCCAGCATGTTCGCCTGCTCGGGCAGCGCAGCGTGGCCGAGAACGTCGCGCTCGGCGCGCACCTGCGCGCCAGGCGCGGCTGGCTCGCGGCCATGCTCCGGCTGGACCGCGGGGAGGAAGCGGCACTGATGGCCGAAGCCCGCCGCCAGATCGAGCGCTGCGGCCTGGGTGCGCAGGCCGATACGCCGGCCGCATCGCTCTCGCTGGGCCAGCAGCGCGTGGTCGAGATCGCGCGCGCGCTGGCCGGCCAGCCTTCGGTGTTGCTGCTCGACGAGCCCGCCGCGGGCCTTCGGCACCTGGAGAAGCGCGCGCTCTCCGTGCTGCTGGGGCAGCTGCGCGCCGAAGGCCTCGGCATTCTCGTGGTGGAGCACGACATGGAATTCGTCATGAACCTGGCGGACCGCATCACGGTGCTCGAGTTCGGCACCGTGATTGCCACCGGAACCCCGGCCGAAGTGCAGGCCAACCCGCGCGTGCTCGAAGCCTACCTGGGCGGCGCCGACGACGAGCTGCTGGAGGAGACGCGATGA
- a CDS encoding ABC transporter ATP-binding protein, producing the protein MSVPVLQLDGFSVAYRTVEAVHSVRLHVNEGEIVTVIGPNGAGKTTLLCAAMGLLPSSGSLSLHGERIARPGVETMVARGVALVPERRELFGDMSVEDNLLLGGFYQWRKGKRDQRARMEEVFGIFPRLRERRPQLASTLSGGERQMLAIGRALMARPRLLMLDEPSLGLAPLVVREVLRVVSQLRSHGVSVLLVEQNARAALQVADRAYVLEMGAVALDGNARELMHDQRIIDTYLGIGKKE; encoded by the coding sequence ATGTCCGTCCCCGTTCTCCAGCTCGACGGCTTCAGCGTCGCCTACCGCACCGTGGAGGCGGTGCACAGCGTGCGGCTGCATGTAAACGAAGGCGAGATCGTCACGGTCATCGGCCCCAACGGCGCCGGCAAGACCACGCTGCTGTGCGCGGCGATGGGGCTGCTGCCTTCCAGCGGCAGCCTGTCGCTGCATGGCGAACGCATCGCACGTCCCGGTGTCGAGACCATGGTGGCGCGCGGCGTGGCGCTGGTGCCCGAGCGGCGCGAGCTGTTCGGCGACATGTCGGTCGAAGACAACCTGCTGCTCGGCGGCTTCTACCAGTGGCGCAAGGGCAAGCGCGACCAGCGCGCGCGAATGGAAGAGGTGTTCGGCATCTTTCCGCGCCTGCGCGAGCGACGCCCGCAATTGGCCTCGACCCTTTCCGGCGGCGAACGGCAGATGCTCGCCATCGGCCGCGCGCTGATGGCGCGTCCGCGGCTCCTGATGCTCGACGAACCCTCGCTCGGCCTGGCGCCGCTGGTGGTGCGCGAGGTGCTGCGCGTGGTCTCGCAACTGCGCAGCCACGGCGTCTCGGTGCTGCTGGTGGAGCAGAACGCGCGCGCCGCCTTGCAGGTGGCGGACCGCGCCTACGTGCTCGAAATGGGCGCCGTGGCACTCGACGGCAATGCGCGCGAGCTGATGCACGACCAGCGAATCATCGATACATACCTGGGCATCGGCAAGAAGGAATGA